Within Crassostrea angulata isolate pt1a10 chromosome 2, ASM2561291v2, whole genome shotgun sequence, the genomic segment CGTATCACATGCCGTATCaccctcgaccaatatcatcccTCGGGCCTAAAGGCCCTTGGGCTGATATTGGTGTCATCCCGTTGGTGTCTCGGGATGATACGAcaaatatcaaatcaatatcTTGAAGCATgaagaaaaaagtgtggaaaactgattTGCTGGACTGACAGATGGACATGCAGAGGGTCTGAGTACACAGTTATTTAGTAGTGCATATtcttaaacaataaattaaaaatcccACCTGTgctttttcaataatatttttacagtgtgttgttttacttttaaatcataacagaattaaataaaacttcatCGGCTCTAAATCACAATATGGACAAATGTACACTAGGGACTATAACTGTGTACTCAGACCTGAGTGCAAACCTAAAGTTCCCTTCGCCTTCGACAAACAAGAGAATCCTTGTATTTGCCGTTAAAGATAAAGGACatataatgttttcattttaccTGTGTGCTACAGCTTGCAGCATATTCTTCCTCATATTCACAATCTTTGTTATGTTGGAAATCACAGGGTATCTTGTCTAGGCTTGCTCTCTGTATCAAAATAGAAGAAATAGATTGTATACATCAAATCAACTTAGggcaatattatatatataaatgaatttacaatgtttcacatacatgtaatattgacCTCATGTGACTTATTTTGTACTTGAGAACAAGCTGAAATGTAACACAGACATTGCAGATAGgactcaaaataaattataaactaGAAACTATAAGTAAATACTTCAATCAATAAATTGCTCCTTCTGCTAGATATAGGTTTTAACAGTCATGACAGTAGTATTCAGAAGGATGCAACTTGTTTATCCCTTATTTATAGCTAAAACAATTATAAGGGATGTAAAAATTGGTCAAATACTTGAAATTGGTAATATCTTTTGCAAAAGCCTGTTTATACTTTCATTGTAGGAAATCAGAAAATAATGGTAATGTgtaatacaattattttttttatatcttttttctttataaatcaaTAGCATCTTATAGTAAGCATACATGTTCTTcagataaacagtttctaggAAATGACTACTTTGCAATActcattttaaaacacaatttgtaCTGACTTTCCCAAAAGTAAattcttatcatatatattttcaccCTCACAAAAATCTCGCAGTAATATTTCAATCATATCTGTTATCATGGTTATTGTAAAAGAGTTCCTACCTCCTCTGAGACAGTAGTAATGGTAGTATCTTCAGAATATGTATTTACAGGTGCATGTAGGCTTTCTGTAGGATTATCTTTGTCCAGGATGGCATGTACCATGTCACTTCTACATTTTCGACAGACTCCTatgatgacaaaaaaaaatacaatttcatcaTCAGATTatagacatttttaatataatatgcaCATTTATTAATTGGAGAAAAGGCTGAGCTACTGAAGTAGGTACTACTGAATGGTCTTCCTCTagattatataattatattggaCTGACTGTAACCATACATTACATGCATTAATTCATCCTGCAACAAGCCAACTATTCAACTATTGTACAAATTGCAGGTACACAAATACATGCATTGATAGGTATAATTAAAAGCCCCCCTTTTTTTACTATTTAGTAAAAGAGATCTTGAACTGCAtgcatgcccccccccccctatcaAGCTTAATAGTGCAAAGGTTTTATCATgcctaaatatatatatatatatacatgtttatatgacTAAAACAACATGTACagataaataaacaacaaaactgTAAAAGTACAAAATTCCAACAGTTcagttcttgttttttttttatcattttcattttctcaccagataaaaataaatatcattttttgtttagaaatatgCTATATGATTTTCAGACAAATTAAAATATCCTAAAATGTATTATCAATGTTCACATAAACAAAAGCAACTGAAGACAAAACTTTGaccaaataaacaaattttcttTAGACAGTTTCGCATCTTTAGAAAATCTAACCAGgcagaataataaaaaatatagccAAAAAAAAGGCAGGTGAGGcatacattttttacttttggCCTTGTActataacaaaataaacagccgataaaaatatgaaataataaatcaaatacatttaccTGCTCCTACAGGAATAAGAATTCCAAACTGTTCAAGAATATATCTTGACTGCTGAACTGTAACAGTTGCTTTCTCTATTTTTCTCTTTCCATTACAAGTCTGAAGTGGGGGCTTCAGCATACACAGCTTTGATGCCTTCCATCCTTTCCCCAAATAGTAGCGGTGGTTTGGACAAATTGTGAATTGGTCAGTCTCACGTTCAAAAAGTCCAGCACGAAATTTAACAAGTTCTTGTTCATTACAAAGTGAAGATGGGTTGATTctgttttttgaaagatgtgcgTCAATGTTGTCACGACAAGAATTGAATGAACATATCTGAGATGATGGTTTGGTGTTAAAGTTAGTGTTACAAGTAATCCTTGAATACTGGGAAAAAGAGCACTCCATCTATACCATCATGAAAACACTAAAACCACATCAAAGAAGACACTGCATATCATTGATTTGTTGACAAGTGTCTTCTGCTACTGGAAGTTGACATGTACTACCTTTTGTGCACTTACTATTAAAGAGCTCAttcaagggagataattctaTGGcacaattttgaagaaaaattgaGAAAGTCCATGCAGAGAATCACTGTCACCGTGGCCTCTGTCCAAAGGcttctcaatatttcttttgatttatattgttTAGGTGTGGCACTTTCTGGATATATTCTGTTTGATCAATTATGTTGTTGcagatttaagaaaaatagCATTGAAATTTGggaaaattgagataaaaaaattcGTTATTATAGCGTTTGAAACTGAtagtcaataaaaaatatatgggaaaaatggtgaaaattaataaattaaggcAAACAGTTGTATATCtattgattttttcatacttttcatTATGCAACATCttaaatttgagaaaatttCACATTTCACCAAATTTCAACCCCCCCTTTTTTCCCTATTGGTTACCATGGGAATGGAGcgcaatattgcaaaaaaaaatggtcTGATATATTAGCATTGTTTTACTTGACCCACAACTGGAGTAAAAAttggtttttcaaaaaatgtagtTTCAATTAATTTTAGGGATAAAGCTTGATGGTTCGTGGCATTCCCtcttaaacattcaaactttgtgggatgatagacctatagctgtagatgtgtttaaacacttttgctttgttcgtcataacttccggtcgtcaccggaagcacttaaaattttttttcaatttttttgtcaatagaataaatatataagaataaatctatacataggaaatctctgcaatgtaatatcaacaaaaaatttctacttccggtgagatatctcaattatctcaggtagctttttaaaacacatattgtacccgcgagatatcagaaactataagcgatcaagacacaaaacttttatggatgataaacatttgattgaagatgtgtttaaccggtttcattttgtcgtccgtcacttccggtccataccggaagagttaaaaaaatcgagctgtttatcagtttaactgttttcctttgatatattttagttagattaatgaaaaataatgtacaaaaggcaagtatacaagaaatattgaatacaatttacattgaacacttccgtttgcccgtttcctgtccagagataaaaaaccttatttcgacgagatctcaaaaacagtaacgacttgaacaaccaaactttgtgggatgatagacctatgtatgtacatgtgttaacactattttgttttatccggcgtaacttccggtcgtcacaggaagtacacccaattttgatatttataaaaatatcatggttatttagcattgaagtaacattttagctatcgaaatacaaaaagtcatctacacatggtcaaaaaaaagatcaaattccggtgagacatctcaaatatctcaggtagccttctttttaaaaaacaaagtacccacaagaaactgtgatagatcaagacttatatagataatggacattgattgaacatgtgtttaacgggtttcattgggtcctacgtcacttccggttaatacttgaaatgttcaaaagcaatagaactttttttaaaactttcaacttttttaaaaacattttactcaatgtgatgaacagtaacgtacGTAGGTAAATGAACTAACATATCTACTTTCcgttttttaaatcacttccgtttgttcgtttccaGTCCCtagataaaaaccttttttcaacgagatattataactaacgaaaacttgaacatccaaactttgaggaaagacaaaatgtacatgtatccgttttctgtttacaagataactggattttctgtgcagattaatacatgaggaacggaagacctttttgttgctatagcaacaagagtctagttttctttatgttttttattcttctttttctttttttctatttacctCGGGGTCACTTTTTTGTTATTAGGgttatccaaacaatttaaacttaatGTAATTGCTCAtcaaaagttatggtaccagaTGACCCTGTGTCAaaaaactcccagaacttacagagttattgcccgttgagaaggaaatgcttgttatcgctactcctctgaaaccataacagatagaaacttggaacttttaccattGTCTctagtacacttagagggttctttagtctatcataccgaaaggatctgagctccccttctagtagttattgcccctgaaagtgttgaaatttccataaaatcaattccaacttttttattacttatcatagagacatcggaccacttgg encodes:
- the LOC128170688 gene encoding uncharacterized protein LOC128170688, producing the protein MECSFSQYSRITCNTNFNTKPSSQICSFNSCRDNIDAHLSKNRINPSSLCNEQELVKFRAGLFERETDQFTICPNHRYYLGKGWKASKLCMLKPPLQTCNGKRKIEKATVTVQQSRYILEQFGILIPVGAGVCRKCRSDMVHAILDKDNPTESLHAPVNTYSEDTTITTVSEERASLDKIPCDFQHNKDCEYEEEYAASCSTQMSNADSQVVYGYRIARTLTPVNIWTTQTSLIMIIQ